The Bacillus zhangzhouensis region CTGCAGCTCTTTCCGCTTATTTTCTAAATAAAGAGAATAGACTCGCCGCCGCTTCTCTTCTCGTCTTTTACGTTGTGATTTTTCTTTAAAGTATTGAACGGACGATGTAATTAACGTCATGATAAACATCGCCATCGACACGACAATAAAGATTCCGCGCGGCTGGATAAGGGCGACAATCCCCATCACAAGGAGCATCACAAGTGGCGGAAGGACGACAAGCCAAAGCCCTCTGCTGTTATTTTCACTCTCCTGCGAAGGTAAGCTAAAGGATACCCGGTCATCTGGCAAATCATAAATCAAACGCGGTGTTCGTCTGTATGAAGGGTATTTTTGTTTTGTTTCTGTGCTTGGCGGTTTTGTTTTTTCCAAACGTGTTTGAAAGGGTTCGTAAGCTGTCACCTGTAATAAATCATCATCTTTAAATGTCACCGTCAGAAAGTTCCAGAACAACTCATCTCCGGCATAAACCTTCTCTGGACCGTGGATTTTCTTTCCGTTCACATAAACCGTCTCGTCCTGAGGCATGACATACCATGCGCCTTGGATTTTCTCTAAAGTAAACTGGCTGGCATCTTGAAACATGGAATGAGCTTGATCCTTCCACACATCAATCTCATCTTTCTCCTCACATGAAAAAGACAGCTCGACTCTATTTCCTAGGTAATAAATATGTTGATCATGATGTGCATCCATTAAAATAAGTGTGAGTGAACCAAGCTGATATGGTTCATGTGGAAGTAATTTGCCTTTCTTCTCATCTCCCTGATAAATATAAAAACCATCATTCGCTTCATCAGGAGATAAACGAATTGCCCCTTCATCAAACGAAAGTGAAGGGATTGTCACTGTATGCTCTATTTCAGGTCCAATCAGAGCTCCTCGATTGAACTGCTCATCTAAACGGACAGTTTGATAATTCTCCTCATAAAAAACCCAAAGAAGACTCAAACGCTCCACCTCCTCATGGGACAGCACCCAGTTGTATCGAAAGAATTATTTTTACTCATCTTTTTTCGTCTGAGAGTTTTTCTTTTTCGCTTCAGGTTCTTTCTCTTTTTTCTCTTGATCGGCTTTTGACTGCTCTTTTTGTTCAGCTGTTTCATCTGTTTGGCTTGCGCCCGAGGATTCACTCGTGCTTGTCTCCGTTGTTTCTTTTTCTTCATATTTCGCCATTTCCTTAATGATCGGATCTAGCTGTTTTTGTTTTTCTTCAGCAGAAAGGCTGTCATCGTTTTGAATGTCATTGCGGTAGGCGACGAGTGCCGTGAATATGTACCTGTCGTCTCCAAGCACCCGTGCAATATCAAGTGCTTCCTTGCTATTGCCTTGTCCAATATGAATCCAAAAAAGGAAGTATTGCGGATCTGTTTGCAATGTGTACGTTTCCGTGATTTCTTTTTTATGCTGATCAAGTAACAGACTGCCTTGATTCGTTTGTACATATGAAATGGCCAGTTCATATTGAAGAGAGACTGGCATTTGATTGGCTGGATATTTCTCTAACGTATCCACCACTTGACTATACTGCTTGTTGAGATAATATTTGTTTGCCTCGACATACGCTTCTTGTTTCGGCATTGCAAAAAAGAAGGTGTAAATGGTGTACACCAATGCAGGGATTAACAGGACAAGTAGACCTAGTCCGATGTATCGCTCGATCTTCCATTTCTTTTTAGGAATGGTTAATTGCGTTTTTTCTTTCGCATCGATTGCTTTAATTTTTTTCTCAATCAAAGCTGACAATTCTTCCAGTGACTTCGTTTCACTAATTTCTTTTGCCAGCTCAGATAATTTCAACGTTTCATTGTAAGCCACATATTCTTGAAATTGGTATTCATGGTCAATCACTCGAAGAACGACAGCCTTGACCTCTTTTAACAGGCGATGCTTATCGGTTTCATATGGCGGGATGCTTTCTTTAACTCCATAATGCAAAAATGCAGGAGTTAAGCCTTGATGAAATACAATGTTTTCAGGAGAAACAATAAGATGCAGCCGCTTCACGTCGTGTTTGCAAACTGCATCGACAAGCTGATATGAAAAAATCCATTTGCTTTTTTCATCCTTTGCATGGATGAAACGAAATTCCTGATAGGCAGGAGGCGGTTTTATAGAAATGATGACTTCATCTTCGGTTAATTGAATCTCTTTCTGAAATGAAGGATTGATGTCTTTGATCGGTGCCGCTTCTAAACCGTCTAAGAGTTTAATCGTCTCTTTTTGAAAAATAAAGGTATAGGTGCCTCCCTCTTTTTTCATGACTGCTTCTAATTGTTCTTCTAAATAGGAACTCTTTTTATCTGCCATTTACAAAAGTCCTTTCATAGTATTTCCAGCCTGTCTCCTGTGGTAATTCCACAGTCTGACAGCTTATATTCGCCTGAAAACACAGCTTTCTTATTGACCACTCGCACCCATCCGCCTTCTCTCTTTGGAAGTGAGATTTGCTTTGCCTGCCAAGCGATATGGATGACTTGTTTAATATGTAAATAATTTGATAGTCTCAAATCAAACACACTGCCATCATAATTTTTTAAGTCGATGGTAATATCGATATACACAAATTTCCACCTCACAAAATAGAAAGAGCACCGGTATCCATTGACAGACTCGGCGCTCTTTCTGCTTTTCACACTTAGAAAAGAAATCCCTTTGATTAGCCGCGGATTTGGCTTGCGATGTCTTGGTCAGTGCTTTCAAGTGTATTTGCCGTTTGATCAAGCTGATTGCTGACATCTGTTAATAGATCAGACATTTTGATAAATGAAGGCTTAAGCTGTT contains the following coding sequences:
- the essB gene encoding type VII secretion protein EssB: MADKKSSYLEEQLEAVMKKEGGTYTFIFQKETIKLLDGLEAAPIKDINPSFQKEIQLTEDEVIISIKPPPAYQEFRFIHAKDEKSKWIFSYQLVDAVCKHDVKRLHLIVSPENIVFHQGLTPAFLHYGVKESIPPYETDKHRLLKEVKAVVLRVIDHEYQFQEYVAYNETLKLSELAKEISETKSLEELSALIEKKIKAIDAKEKTQLTIPKKKWKIERYIGLGLLVLLIPALVYTIYTFFFAMPKQEAYVEANKYYLNKQYSQVVDTLEKYPANQMPVSLQYELAISYVQTNQGSLLLDQHKKEITETYTLQTDPQYFLFWIHIGQGNSKEALDIARVLGDDRYIFTALVAYRNDIQNDDSLSAEEKQKQLDPIIKEMAKYEEKETTETSTSESSGASQTDETAEQKEQSKADQEKKEKEPEAKKKNSQTKKDE
- a CDS encoding ubiquitin, which produces MYIDITIDLKNYDGSVFDLRLSNYLHIKQVIHIAWQAKQISLPKREGGWVRVVNKKAVFSGEYKLSDCGITTGDRLEIL